AACTGGGAAGCAATGTTTACACGCTGATTAAGAAGCAGATAAATAAACTCAACCTTCTGATTTAAGCATTTAACGATAAATAGCTCAGCTCATACTATAGGTAGAACTGGTACTTCTACATAGTTTAAACTGTAATAATATTCAAGTAAAATTCGGTACTACTTACTTGGTATACATACTCCAGTGAGAGGATTATAATAGCCAGGTTCAATATCAGGGTTTTCCGGTTTATCACATACAAGTCCCCTGTCGCATTTGCCCTGCGCTTCCCACTTCCCTCCGCATCTCTCCCCAATCTGTTTTGCACAAGCCGGGCAGCAGCCGCAGAGACCCGTTGTTACGCTGCCTGGGCACTTGTGCTGGAGACGACTGGCCTTCTTTGGTTTGCAGTGGATCCTTTCACAGGGCGGGCACTGCAGTCCATCCATTTTACCCTTATCCTGACATGACACGTGCTGAACTATCAGTAACACGGCTACATAGAGAGTCATGTACAGTTTAGCCGTACCAGCCATTATAAAAGTTATAAACTTGAGTGGTTGCCTGAAAAGTACTTATGAACTTGGTACGCGTCTGTTAGGAATGCACTAGAGAGGTTTTGTCggtgaaagttaaaaaaaatgccTGCTTTACAGTAAAAAGTCCCGTTATCTCTAAAATCCGTGGTCTTCAATCTTGATGTAAACGCTCTCTGTTGCAGATTGACTTCTGTACTTCGCTGACTATATCCACATGTGTATGGATCTGCGGCAGATACAGGACCAGATCATCAGTGCATACGACGTGACACCACCAACGTGAGACTCCAGCAGCAATGAACAGTTAATACGTACGAGTCCGGTCGTATACAGACGAATCGAATAAGAAATACTTCGAGAGTCGTGTCGGTCATTAATACTAAAGTTAGCTGTCAAATAATGGTCCAATCAAACTCGGCCTTTTCCAATATTGAACAATTAGATCGTCTTCGCGTGTGACGTCACCGTAGGTTAGCGCCAAGCCCCTCCTCCCTGAGCGGCTTTCTCGATATTGACAGTCAAACGCGTCGACATTGCCCCGCCCCTTATCAATCTATCGACACAGCTGAGCCAAAGTCGACGGAATAAACACAAtgttataatatttttttatcatgaaCGATTAGCTCTTTCTTATTTAGCGATACTGGTCATCTCAcgttgatgaacatttttgtcCATGAGCCCTGAGTCAGTCCGCCAGCAGAAATGTATTATATAATTTACCGTCCCGATCCGCCGATCGTCGGTCGGACTATCGTGTACCACTTGACTGGCCATAGTGCGGATATTACCAATCAGACCCTTGAGCTATGAACACAAGCAGAaccatatctgtattttatcttatgaaaacattgtacaGGGAAACATCGTTATGTCCAACTGCTTTTAATAGCCCCCACGCGCAAGCTACAAAAATCCCGACCGACGTAAGTATTATAGAGTTGTAATGTTTAAATATGATAACCATTGTACTGGCTGGGATGTAGCTGGCACCGAATCGTTCAATGCCCCATGGAATTACCTCTAATTGCGACGAACTAATCAACCAATTGTTAAACCTTTCAATTGATACACCTGAGTGTTTTCATCGCTCTATGTTGGCTCAATCAACGTGTTGCCGTCTTAGTTTAAATCTGTACTGTGTGGCCGCTCTCTGTTTAACCACAACGTTAATTGTCTTTAGTTTCGCCGTGTTCTTTCTTCCATGCTTGACTTCACCCATTTAAACTAGCCACCGAATCCGTATTGTGCAGGCGTCCGGCGGGATTCCTATATGAACCGGACAATGGCGCTAATTTGTCTCCTGGGGTTAGATTATCGACAGGAAAAGTTGCGAAATACTCAACTTTTACTACAAAAGTTAAACAGCGTGAAGCTGTGATCAACAAAGTTTATTGTCTTCAAAAATAAAAGTCGCTGAAAATGTACCACCGATTTTCTTGAATTGGAGCGGCCAATTGCTTGCCCGGTGGGATAAAATTGCAACCGCAGGTGTTTttccattaaaaaaatattgtgtagaggtattttgaacaaaattaaaattggaAGGCCGGGTAAAGTAAAAGCTTTCAGCAACTTCCCCACCACAATGATTTGAAGATATCTGAAACCTATCACGCTCATTCAGTTCCCCATTTAGAGGTAGAAAACTCCGATTGTGCTCTTCCCTCTCATGGAAGCGcccaaccatgactgacttaactCTCCCCTTTCCCTCAATGTAATGTTGCCCTCACCTCCCCATAGGCAATACCGTGAAAACAGCCGGACCCTTCTTCCTGTTGGCCCGCCGGGCTTCTTACCAGTTGCTCGTTAGACAAGCAAGTAAAATTTCCGCTGATGATCAAAAATCCCGACCCGCCCTTTCCTCGTCCGTTGATGCGAAAAAAAAATGATCGGGCCACCCGCCGAGAAACCGCCTTGGAACACCTTTTGCGAATAGCTTTGTCAGCCTCATGAGCTATACCTTTTTTCTGTGATACAGCAACGTCACTACGACAATTGCACGATTCTGACGAATTTACAATCATATGTATGCTTTATGTTGCAGTGCATAATCTTGTCCTAATTAATGCCAAAGAATATGCAATAGTGAAACGTACTTTAACAGTGTTAATCGTCATTGACCTTACGTAAAACTTTCAGAGTTTTCAACCCCACCACAAAATATTTTGGTGAAGATGAAAATTCCACTGTGGTACAATACAAATCTTTTGCATTCTTGTCGCAATGCACACAATTTTGATTTGAGATTGCGTCGAGGCTTTTTTGCAGGTGTGAATAGTTTATTGACACCGTCAATCAGACTACAAAGACATTTACCCGTTGCAGCGTCAGTTTAAAATAGCAGCTTTCGAATAATTCGCATaattacaaacatttcaaattgcTGTATCAAACTTGATAAAAGTACACTCGACGTGCAAATTTTGCATTTGTTGTAAGAAAAAGGCGACGTTTGTTCGTTCATGGACGATTTCCTTCAATATTTCACAGATACAAAAATGCCTCTGATCGTTCAAGTTTGCTGACTGCAGCTCCTTACGGAGAGGGTGAATAGCGCGAAAGTGCCGTTGAAGGACACGcgaatattttgaaagagattacATAGAATTGACTCACAAATAATAAGACCACATTTGAACGCGGCAAAGATGGTTTGTTATACAGGAAATGCTACGCACGATTCTATCAAATTTCTCCCGATTAATGGATTTTCACATCTTATAACAGCAAAAATTTCCTGTTCTTGAGTGATAGGATACATTCGAATTCGATATACCTTGAATGGACAATTTGATATCCGACAGGGAAGGCCTTGAACGTTGATTTTTTTCTCGACAGTCGTTTACTGAGCAGTCAGTCATTCAATTGTTGAAAACGGTAGATTTTTAATACTGGCttaaaaatttaaagtttttaaaaaagtcaTAGTTGCATTATGTTTTTTCCAAAACCTTCCAATTAACAAGAATATTAATGATGATAAATATCATATCGTCCTTGTTTGTAATtaatacaattcttttcttcgTCCTACTAATACCTTCCAGCCCTCAGAGATCGAATGGTTAATTTCCCTGTTACATCCAGCTATGTCTGAAGTTAATACTCTCATAAGAAACCGCATCAGAGAAAAGTTTTATTAGCTTTCTTAAACGAAAGAAATGTTAAGTCGCTTAACAGGATAGATAACCTTGCGCCCATAGTCACATAGTAGAACTCCAGGGCCCAAAACTTTAAACCGCGGTGAAAGTCTgacaaacacttttgaaaacgCATTTGCGAAACTCTGAATGCAAATGCGTTTTCCGAACGCCAGCCATTCAGACGAGTCATCATATAATTTATCTGCAATCTCAGTTATCGCGAACAAGTTTAtgacttttgaaatattaacaTTTGTGTAAAGTATCAACGACTTGCTCTGTCCTTGATCGTTTCACAGAGGGTCAATCAAGCTAAGACTCCTGGCGATACGTTCACACATCTCAACGTATTATGCACAAACAATAGATTGGCAGGACAGATTACATGGTAGAATCCCGtaattattttgtaattatttgtacAATCAAGGAAAATCGATGCCAGGTATTGTCATGATGAATTTAGGAATAGAGAACGCAAGATAGGTATACACCATATTAACAATGGCGCTTCACAGTGACGTAGACTTCAAACATCGATTCGTGAAATTCGAAAGTCTTACAAAATATGTTCAGCGAGGCGGGCCAAGATGCGCCTCCAAGCGGTGGACAGACCTACTAGTGTGAATTGCGGGTACGCAAAACGTGTTTTTACATCCACTGTGTCTTCTAGATCAGCTATTCAATATTAAAGAGACAGTTGCTGTTACTTTCGATacttaaaatgtttatttccttTTGTTGATTCAATAATGTTTTTCGTTTATTTTCATACATGTTGCTGTCAATGTGTGTGGTATCTGACAATAATGACGGCGCAGGTCATACAGTGTTTTGGTGAGTGTGTGGTAAAGCAAGGTTTTGGAAAAAATGCTTTAAGAAATGAAACCATAGACCCGGGGAGCCAGAACGATTTTATGGGTAGAACGTAGTCAACGAACGCAGTTTCTACTTGCTAAATATCATTGATAATTATCAATTATCGTACATAGCTGTACCATCATCGCTTCGTTAGACGAGAGCATATGGACCCTTATTGAGCATGACATTAGATAACCAAAAGATTTTTGCTGCATTCTCATATAGATAATTTACCTGACAAACTACAGCACGGCACCGAGACCTTCTGAAGAACACGTAAATAAAAAGTGTTACACTTGTTAATGTTACATCCCACAAGAGTTTACATTTGAAAGTTGTCGTTGACGGAAGAAAACGTTTTTGATTGGCGTTTCGGACACGAGTCAGGCAAAGGAAACACATTTCCCCTGACGAAACTGTAGTGTCCCTCTATATAACTTaccaaagaaaaatacaaaaaaaaaccaaaatggACGCTGCCAGAGACTAGGAAATTCACATCCAAAATATCTTAGAATGCGATTTATTTGCTTTTGAATTCAGCTTGTCATGGCAGTCAGCCTGGAGGATCatcttttatttattcattttatttacacTCTTATCGAACGGCCGAGTTActatacagtaattttcatcggggctcattcagaaaaaaatctgaattacTACAGATCGCAAAAATACGTACAAGAAGAGAGAAACTACAGGGTAATAGTCCTGATGATATAGTCTTTCAAGttacatttgaaaatacaaaCGACTGGTACTTTGTTTGATACCTGTAGGTAAGGCATTCCACACTTTAGACCCACGGAAGTGAAACCTATGTTGACCAgcttttgaaatacatcttggCACATGACAGTCCTGGCGATACGCAGACCGTGTATTATGATCATGAACACTGCGATTGAGAGTAAATAAGCTGGATAAATGTTTTAgacaatattaaaattaaacattaaaattgcCGTAAAGTAAAAAATACGCTGTCTAATTGACATAATATTAAGAGATGAAGATTAACCTGATGATGGAAACTCGAAGGGAAGTTCAAAAAGTATACGTTATGCTCGTTTCTGGAGAATGAAAACTTTACCAATGTGGTGGGGGTTTTTGTTGCATTACCCCATGTAAGCGTTTCTGGGAACGTCTTTATCTCACTATCAGACCAATTGTCGGTTGTGCTTTCTGCTATAGAAATGTCAGATGGAGCAAATGCTATTTGTCTTATTAACGTTTACTACTTTCTTTATCACTCCCAGACCCTGAGGTCGCGCTCAAAGACTTGAACGATGAATATTTAGTTGCAATGCGTTCCATCCCCATGGTCCCACGTCTATGTATAGGACCAATAGTCGAACTAGAGCCGGTCCCAGAGTCAGCAAAGACTTGAACGATGAATATTTAGTTGCAATGCGTTCCATCCCCATGGTCCCACGTCTATGTATAGGACCAATAGTCGAACTGGAGCCAATCCCAGAGTCAGCAGAGTGCGTATTGAGACAATTTGGAGTCCAACTTTGCGGTCCCAGTTTTAGGTTTGAGCTATGGATCTCGACGAAATAGTTGTTTTCGTTTAGCACTTTGCTTTAAAGACCCGAGTTCTATCTGTCCTCTGTGCCAATCTATCCTCGTTTGCATGGATTCTGTCGGAATTAAATATGATTAATAATTTGGAAGAGGGCTAGGGACAGTCCGACGCTCCTGTTGAACAGCCGTAGCTATATAGTTCTCTCTTCAAGTTATCTCTTCACGGCTTCCAGGACGGTGATCAGTAGGGCGTTCATGACAAGCAATTCAAAGCAGTAGTAGTGTACATACTTATTCATCTACGGAATTCAAATACGATTATGAAGTTCATCATTCGAAAAGGAAAGGCAAGACACTCATCCAGTGACACGGAAGCTACAAAAGTAACGGTTTGTAAGTAAACTGACCCAGCAGAGATGGTTGGACTAGAACAAcacctagctgcaataattgtagccttggtgggCTGGGCCGTGCGGCTTGGAATTCTGTCGTGCGGCTTGGGCGATGCCCAACCAAGATCGCGCAAGTCGCACGACAGAATCCCAAGCCGCATGGCCCAGcccaccaaggctacaattattacaGCTATAGGACACCATACTTGTGATATTGACTGACAATGACTGGGGTAGTCTTTAGCGCgactttttttcaatttgatgatAATATATAGACTCTACGAACACAAAAATGGTAATTTCAGCACACAAGGAACGAATGTGGACTTAGTTCAACTTGAACTGCAAGAAAATAAAACACTCTcgaaacttttgaaaattgacacCTGGAcggcaaaattaaaataaatgctATGACGTCATCTGTAAGCATCATCAAAATAATACCTGAATTTTCAATGACGAAAATAACATTCCGTTACTCGTCAGCTCTTCCCAAAAATCTAAACTTGCGATGTTAATAAAGAATTAAACAAGCCCTGCTTAATATCCCCTGATGCCAAAATACTCTTAATTACTTGATCAGTAAAATTCAGCGTACATATCGGTACATTTGatgtgtaaatttaaaaaaaaaagcttttgaattattttacaacTTTGATATGCTTTTATTAAGTCAATGTAAGTACTACAGTGTAACAACTCCGAGTCTTCCATCATGTCATTGAAATggtaattttttgattttcgtaAAGTCAaaaccaaattttacaaagaatAGCGGGTGTTCCAGTAGAACGATGGCAGTGATGAAAAAACGCGGTCATTGATCTTttctgcatgttgatttttGCTCTATCTTTTTTGCTCTATCTCTCTGTCTTTGTCCGATATGTTTTCAATGacatcacaaacaaatttcctttATCCTTTACATATATGTCAAAGAACCGTACTAACAAAACCTGGACAAATATATGCATACCTCCCAAGCTAGCAAACaataacacagtttttttcaccGAAAATGATGGAACTCACTTTCACCGGCACTCAAAATTGGTGACGACAGATGTCTGTCATTTCACATTATGTCATGAAACTACACAGGTTACCGACGCAGGTGTAAAATGACGTGTACTATTCTATATTTCTGTAGCTTGTCTGATGTATTTTTATCCACCACATACCGTAGAACGTAGTAGTCCAGGGTATATGCGCAGAACCATGGTCCTTTTACCACAAGGACCGTGGCAAAACTACAGGAATGTATCATATTCGTTTATCAGACACTGAGACGTTTGTGGAGTGcgtttttaaggtagaatgcgccttggggacagatagtcggactctgaaatttctacaattcttttctggtctaccacttgttgggactcattttaaagctcttggcaaaagaaaaactttcacggtcttagtttttttcgaaaatccaaagttttattttccccCATTGAGGtttacacaggaatggcggccattttgaatttcaaatatctcagagtgttgggtaatttgtttcgctagttccaaattttgcacgcGTGGTGACCCccgaattttatttttgctttggtaagagaatcgttgaaagtttcatacaggaaagtttgagcaaaagtttaagtctttcactttcgaggcctGGACTattaaattaaatattattagGCCTGTAAGCTTATACGTTTATATTAGGCTTATTCTGTAGAGAATATTAGGGTCAGTGGACAACAATATCTATTTGACTAACCCCCATCTAATCTACTTTGCTTCATTTTATTTATAACAAATCGAATGGACACCCACCAGTAAATACAAAGAGTAAACGAATTTAAGGCCCGCCAAGCATAGCATTTCCGAGATTTTGCTACTCGTATATTGTAGATGACCTTCCTTCAGTATTGTGTACACAGACTTTTGGACAATTGTTTTGCTTGAAATCCCTTCGTGACACACTAAGACTTAATAATGTAAACGGCAGTGTTCTTAAATTTGGTGAGCATCGTTGTAAAGTTTGGATACTTGATTGTTTCATTTGTGATGCATCCGGATAAAAGTACGTAACGgcaaataaagttttaatttaGCGACGAAATAGCACCTTCTACATAAATGGCGAAAGACAATCACTTAACAATGTGTGTACGACATGATCCGCACGTAAACCCTGTGATGTCGTTTATATTCATGGTCATTTTTAATCCAACGCGTATACTATTCAGACAGACACAGTTGAATAATGTTAAAGAACCGTGGAACTGTGAATATACATTTGACCTAATGTCTTTACAAACATTAATACACTATGTTATTACAAGTCCCACATGTCGCCAGCATTCGACCTCAGAGTCATTTCAATTGGATCGGTTTCATTTCAGATGATAAACTTTGGTCCAGTAAATTATGAACCACAAGTAAGTCATCCCCGCTGATATTGTACC
This is a stretch of genomic DNA from Ptychodera flava strain L36383 chromosome 21, AS_Pfla_20210202, whole genome shotgun sequence. It encodes these proteins:
- the LOC139121562 gene encoding cysteine-rich motor neuron 1 protein-like: MAGTAKLYMTLYVAVLLIVQHVSCQDKGKMDGLQCPPCERIHCKPKKASRLQHKCPGSVTTGLCGCCPACAKQIGERCGGKWEAQGKCDRGLVCDKPENPDIEPGYYNPLTGVCIPRTYPVVSDDPSLCKPKCTPEFCQKNPREICSAMDNVEQKRECQGYCQHTSCRACRFVDPSPDCVKCAENDEECLAQFGRCVRKKVCTRDRFPCKQSSRNEGANFQCLVPECL